The DNA segment TGCGGCTCTTATAGCCATTAACTGCCAGCAGTATCGAGTATGTTACAGCGGACTGTGCCCCACCGGAGTGACCACACAGCACCCTCAGCTGGTGCAGCAGTTAGATGTAGAGGCAGGTGTGGAGAATCTTAAAAACTTCCTGGTAACTTCCACCGAGGAAATGAAAAACTTGACCCGTATGGTGGGTAAATCTGATGTTAAACTTTTAGATAGGAGTGATCTGGTTGGTTTAACCCGCGAAATATCCTTGATCACCGGTGCCGAATGGGTTAATGGTCAGAAATTAGATAATGGATAAACATAAACCAGACCATTAGCCTATGAATAGTAATTAATAATTGGGTAGATCTAAGATTATCTGTAGATTTATGAGTAATATTTTTAGATTCAGGAGTAAAATAAATGATCAAAGTACTTTGTACCACTGAAACTTCACTTAACCGCCCGGAAGCACGCCGCTGGAGGGAAAGAATGAAACTTTTAGAACCTCAGGGCGATGTGGTGGTGGTTTTACCTTGTAGTATGCGTAAACCGTATTCTGCCAGTAAATCTCACCGTATATTCACCCAAGCCACTAAAGGATTGCAAGAAGCTATTTTAACTTCCCCTTTCGGTGTTTGCCCCCGTGAAATGGAACAAACCTACCCTATCCAGTCTTATGATGTTTCTACAGTAGGAGACTGGTCCCGTGAAGAAATAAAACTTACTGGAGAATGTCTCCAGGAATATGTGGGAGACCATGAGGTAATAGCCCATGTGGCCCACGGTTACCTTACAGTCTGCCAGGAATACCTGCCGGATGCCACTTTCACCTGTAAGGATGGGAGGACTATCTCCCCGGAATCAATGGCCAATCTCCGAATTGCCCTTAAAGGATACAACCGGATGAAAAGCCACACCCGACAACTACATATGCTGCGTTCCGTGGCTCGTTACCAGTTTAACACCGTTGCTGCCGACCAGTTGGTACCGGATGACTACCGGTTAAGGGGAAGGTTTGACCGGAGGTTAATGCAGGGTGATGAACAGATCGCCGTCCTCCACCACGATTATGGACTTTACAGTTTGAACATCAAGGGAGGGGTCATCTTAAACAATATCGGAGTTAACTGGGTGGAAATTGATTTTGAAATGAAAACTAACACCCTTTTTGCCCCGGGAGTGGTAGATGCTTATCCAGATATAATTCCCAAAGATGAAGTGGTTATAATACGAAAAGGAGAAGTTGTAGGAGTGGGTAAAGCTGTAATGAGCGGGAATGAAATGAAAAAGGGAGAAAAAGGCGTTGCTGTGCGGGTTCGTCACCGGTTGAATTAACCCCCCCCCCCAGGCCGGGTAATTATAAATAAGTTTAAATAGCACAAACACGGAAATAAAAGAATATCTTTTTAAATGCATATGAAGGATTTTTAAAGTAATTATGCGTTTTATCCGCACTGAAAAGTGTAAAACATGAAAAAAACGATTCTGAGGTATGATTATGAGCGAAGAACTAGTTAACAAGGTTAAAGATGCTCTGGCTAAAGTGGCTGATCCCCATATGGGTATAAGCATTGTAGAAATGGGCCTGGTATCTGATATCCAGATCAATGAAAGTGAAAAAACCGCTAAGATCACCATAAAACCCACCAACCCCGGCTGTATGAGTGCTGCTAACATGGCCATGCAGGCCCGTGTGGCTGCCGAGAATGTGGAAGGTATTGACAAGGCAGAGATCACTGTAGAAGGCCATATGATGGCTGATGCCATTAGTGAAATGGTCAACAAATAAACATTGACTTTTTTAACCCCTTAGAGAATGGGGCGGTGCATTATTCTGACCGCCTCCATACAACTCTATTAAACAACCTGAGCTGTGATTTATCCACTCCCAGTTTCCACTATACTTTAAAAGGTGATCAGGGAGGGAGAGTTAATACTAAATTAGATAAATCCCATCACAAAGGTATATATAGGATGAATTCTAAATCAAGAATCTACCCCTGCAGTTTTGGAATTTGTTGGAGAAATTCAACTTCTTAAGCTGTTACTAACATTTTAAGGGGCCCGTGGCTCAGGCGGTAGAGCGCACGGCTGATAACCGTGAGGTCCTGGGTTCGAATCCCAGCGGGCCCATTATTACTGATTTTCTGCATTCTATTTTACTAAAATCAATTTTTAACACCTTAAATTTTTAAAATAAATCTATTTTCCACTTTTTCAGATCACCCCTAACTACATCACACTTTTCCCAAAGGTAATAACAAAATGCTTTTTCAAAAAATTTATATGCTGAGTTTGGGATACTAATAGCTGGAGCAATGGTAAATTTGGTAATTAATTACCTCATTTTTTTTACCTCATTTACCATTTTCTTCCTTTTATTCTAATTTTAGAACTATTTTAACAAGTTTTGTCTGATTTCACATTATATGACTATCTAAACTGTTTTTTAACCACCGGAAATAAATCTTGAAAAAGCATAGTGAAAATTATTGCGGTAGATCACTAAACCTGTTTTTTTTGATTTGAAAACATTTAAATAACCCACAAACTAACTGGATTATTGTGTAATAACAGGGTTAATGGTGTTATAATGTGGAATTTAATTGGTTTTGGACTGGTAGTCCTTATAATTGTGATATTCTTTACCATAATCATTGCCGTCTATAATAGTTTAATCAAACTACAAAACGGAGTGGAAGGGGCCTGGTCACAGATAAATGTCCAGCTAGAGCGG comes from the Methanobacterium formicicum genome and includes:
- a CDS encoding DUF5591 domain-containing protein, with the translated sequence MKVLCTTETSLNRPEARRWRERMKLLEPQGDVVVVLPCSMRKPYSASKSHRIFTQATKGLQEAILTSPFGVCPREMEQTYPIQSYDVSTVGDWSREEIKLTGECLQEYVGDHEVIAHVAHGYLTVCQEYLPDATFTCKDGRTISPESMANLRIALKGYNRMKSHTRQLHMLRSVARYQFNTVAADQLVPDDYRLRGRFDRRLMQGDEQIAVLHHDYGLYSLNIKGGVILNNIGVNWVEIDFEMKTNTLFAPGVVDAYPDIIPKDEVVIIRKGEVVGVGKAVMSGNEMKKGEKGVAVRVRHRLN
- a CDS encoding metal-sulfur cluster assembly factor, with product MSEELVNKVKDALAKVADPHMGISIVEMGLVSDIQINESEKTAKITIKPTNPGCMSAANMAMQARVAAENVEGIDKAEITVEGHMMADAISEMVNK